Proteins found in one Hevea brasiliensis isolate MT/VB/25A 57/8 chromosome 18, ASM3005281v1, whole genome shotgun sequence genomic segment:
- the LOC131176083 gene encoding vegetative cell wall protein gp1-like, giving the protein MGTPSSLPTNPNPSPSPPLPQSPPPQTPLLPQSPPPQSPPPPPSQIPPLIPPTPLSPQTEPQNETPILDTHSPEPVPEPAPTQTKTKGKTKRAAGRPKETPVGKRKRVPSVPFDLNSPPQPSSEPVSKRTRSSSQTPTPVVQTPVPQSPLHSPAPASSADNIEEDSGYKNIEWQQTVYDPVQCGRILHLLGLL; this is encoded by the exons ATGGGTACTCCATCCTCATTGcccacaaaccctaaccccagccccAGTCCGCCGCTCCCTCAGTCACCGCCACCACAAACACCGCTATTACCTCAATCGCCACCACCTCAGTCACCGCCACCACCCCCAAGCCAGATACCACCTCTCATTCCGCCGACTCCCCTTTCGCCGCAAACCGAACCGCAAAATGAAACACCAATTCTCGACACCCATTCCCCAGAACCAGTGCCTGAGCCTGCGCCTACTCAAACGAAAACCAAAGGTAAAACTAAAAGGGCTGCAGGTAGACCCAAGGAAACCCCTGTCGGAAAACGAAAACGAGTACCCTCTGTTCCTTTCGACCTAAATTCTCCACCTCAGCCGTCCTCTGAACCAGTCAGCAAAAGGACCAGGTCTTCCTCGCAAACCCCAACACCAGTGGTCCAAACACCAGTACCTCAGTCTCCCTTACACTCTCCAGCACCTGCATCATCTGCAGATAATATCgaggag gattcGGGGTATAAAAACATTGAGTGGCAGCAAACTGTTTATGACCCTGTTCAGTGCGGAAGGATATTGCACCTTTTGGGGTTATTATAG
- the LOC131176046 gene encoding uncharacterized protein LOC131176046 → MAGHEEKTVTSDAKAGNMIFEPILEDGVFRFDCSYPSLSFINTKDRDTPIISHPVPSYIPTFECVLGKQIVKLELPNGTSFYGTGEVSGPLERTGKRVFTWNTDSYGYGPETMPLYQSHPWVLAILPNGEALGVLADTTQRCEIDLRKESIIQFIASASYPVITFGPFASPTAVLKSLSHAIGTVFMPPKWALGYQQCRWSYDSDKRVREIAKTFRKKDIPCDVIWMDIDYMDDFRCFTFDQACFSYIFWMINSSLIKLKC, encoded by the exons ATGGCTGGTCATGAAGAGAAGACTGTTACTTCTGATGCCAAAGCAGGGAATATGATTTTTGAGCCTATCCTGGAGGATGGAGTTTTTCGATTTGATTGCTCATATCCCAGTCTTTCATTCATCAATACTAAGGATAGGGACACACCAATCATCAGTCATCCAGTTCCCTCATATATCCCTACATTTGAATGTGTTTTAGGAAAGCAGATTGTCAAACTTGAG CTTCCCAATGGTACCTCCTTCTATGGAACTGGagaagttagtggaccacttgaGCGGACAGGGAAGAGA GTTTTCACATGGAACACAGATTCATATGGTTATGGTCCTGAAACTATGCCCTTGTATCAATCACATCCTTGGGTGCTAGCTATTCTTCCAAATGGAGAGGCACTAGGAGTTCTTGCTGACACAACACAACGTTGTGAG ATTGATTTGAGGAAGGAATCAATTATTCAATTCATTGCTTCAGCCTCATATCCTGTCATTACATTTGGTCCGTTTGCTTCACCCACTGCTGTCCTGAAATCCTTATCTCATGCAATTG GAACTGTTTTTATGCCTCCAAAGTGGGCCTTAGGTTATCAACAATGTCGTTGGAGCTATGATTCTGATAAGAGGGTTCGTGAG ATTGCCAAAACATTTAGGAAGAAAGACATTCCTTGTGATGTCATATGGATGGACATTGACTACATGGATGATTTTCGCTGTTTCACATTTGACCAGGCATGTTTCTCTTATATCTTTTGGATGATAAATTCATccctaattaaattgaaatgttag